A genomic stretch from Sphingobacterium sp. ML3W includes:
- a CDS encoding TonB-dependent receptor produces the protein MMKKTDKNCCFDLILGQKFNKRFLLMSSLLIAGGMTAQVSAKGAVTHGRVEVVSLVKTKGLQEIPIKGVVKDATTGQAITGVSVKIKGTSKGTSTDADGAFTIQGKVGDVLVVSYIGYSSAEVTVTGKADLAISLNSAEGALEEVVVTGYSSQRKKDLTGAVAVVSVKDLKTTPAASAVESLQGRATGVQIVVDGAPGSTPQIKIRGYSTINNNEPLYIIDGVPYEGKLSWLNQNDIESMQVLKDASAASIYGSRANNGVVIITTKIGKEGKPQFNLDSYYGVQVPNSSRFPKMLSPQQTLDIENLLNGESKKLPDYLINGPKVGGKDVITDADIDMSKYKFDAGSRADFFQITKANKMGTNWFDALSQNAPTQSHQLSVLGGGENASYAISGGYLKQKGTIIHTGFEKYNLRSNTRFSAFNNKLRFGENMQYSFTEGFGVGVNTNTAGDYIGEGSALGFAYRIHNIIPVYDMGGNFAGSVGGQFGNGENPVAIAYRAKDNKNKSNMFFGNVFGEYDILSGLTFRSSFGMKYENYNGISYTYPNPEFTEGSFNNGINEFFGLNKEWTWTNTLNYKATFNEDHSLAILAGTEAIQNRNRQIRGKGNGFFTMSTLDYLYLDAASTGRVSEGGGSVGSLFSIFGKVDYSFKDRYILSATVRRDGSSNFGPNNKYGTFPGASAAWRLSQEEFMKGISWLSDLKIRAGYGVTGNQRIPANQYLDRYQVAVNSSSYPIDGSLTSGMWHNAYSNPDVKWEQVSALNLGLDFTLLQGDFDGSFDWYNKKTKDMLYLLPLPAVAAGRAASPYVNIGDMENKGIELSLNYHYGRRQQSAFTLDLSGTISRNVNKIVSLAPSVSQQVYGSFRSMETSILKPGEAIGAFYGYKVIGIYSDADMANTAVAKYEDGKSRAGALKYEDVNGDGKIDANDRTVIGSPHPDFVYSFNINAGYKNFDFMAYFYGSKGNKNYEATRYFTDFGVFRGQKSERVLDAWDAKNNPSSMIPSQVNNASAYEYASSSYYVQDASFLKLKNLQVGYNFDTNKVFGNNTGIKKLRAYVGVTNLFTITKYQGLDPEVSATPSTYSALGVDFGVYPQARQYMLGVSLGF, from the coding sequence ATGATGAAAAAAACGGACAAAAATTGCTGTTTTGATCTCATATTGGGCCAAAAGTTCAATAAGAGGTTCTTGCTGATGAGTTCTCTGCTCATCGCAGGCGGAATGACTGCTCAGGTATCTGCCAAAGGAGCTGTTACTCATGGTCGAGTTGAAGTCGTTTCGTTGGTGAAAACTAAAGGGTTGCAGGAAATACCTATTAAAGGTGTTGTAAAAGATGCCACTACAGGCCAGGCGATTACCGGTGTATCGGTTAAAATCAAAGGAACAAGTAAGGGAACATCAACAGACGCGGATGGTGCATTTACGATCCAGGGAAAAGTCGGTGATGTATTGGTCGTGAGTTACATCGGTTACTCAAGCGCTGAAGTGACTGTCACGGGAAAAGCGGATCTGGCAATTTCGTTAAATTCTGCTGAAGGTGCACTGGAAGAGGTTGTGGTCACAGGTTATTCCTCACAACGTAAGAAAGATTTGACCGGTGCCGTTGCAGTTGTCAGTGTGAAAGACCTTAAAACGACACCTGCTGCCAGTGCTGTAGAATCATTGCAAGGACGGGCGACAGGGGTTCAGATTGTCGTAGATGGTGCGCCGGGATCAACTCCGCAAATTAAGATCCGGGGTTATAGTACGATCAACAATAATGAACCACTCTATATTATAGATGGTGTTCCTTATGAAGGCAAATTAAGCTGGCTTAATCAAAACGACATTGAATCCATGCAAGTGCTGAAAGATGCCTCCGCAGCTTCAATCTATGGTTCACGCGCGAATAATGGTGTGGTTATCATTACCACAAAGATCGGAAAGGAAGGAAAACCTCAATTTAACCTTGATTCATACTATGGTGTACAAGTACCAAATAGCTCTCGTTTTCCAAAGATGTTGTCTCCACAACAGACCTTGGATATCGAAAATTTATTAAACGGCGAAAGTAAAAAGTTGCCAGATTATCTTATAAACGGTCCAAAAGTAGGCGGGAAAGATGTAATAACAGACGCTGATATCGACATGTCAAAGTATAAATTTGACGCAGGTAGTCGTGCTGATTTTTTCCAGATCACAAAAGCAAATAAGATGGGTACCAACTGGTTTGATGCATTGTCCCAAAATGCACCTACACAATCACATCAGTTAAGTGTGCTTGGTGGTGGAGAGAATGCTTCATATGCGATTTCCGGAGGTTATCTGAAACAAAAAGGTACCATTATCCATACCGGTTTTGAAAAATATAATCTTCGTTCAAATACACGGTTCTCTGCTTTCAATAACAAGTTGCGCTTTGGAGAAAACATGCAATATAGTTTTACAGAGGGCTTTGGTGTTGGGGTGAATACAAATACTGCGGGTGATTATATCGGTGAAGGAAGTGCCCTAGGTTTCGCTTATCGTATCCATAATATTATTCCGGTCTATGATATGGGCGGAAATTTTGCTGGATCCGTTGGGGGACAATTTGGTAACGGTGAAAACCCGGTCGCTATCGCCTATCGTGCGAAAGATAATAAGAATAAGAGTAATATGTTCTTCGGAAACGTATTCGGGGAATATGATATCTTATCGGGACTGACATTCCGTAGCAGTTTTGGTATGAAGTATGAAAACTATAACGGCATATCATATACTTACCCTAATCCCGAATTTACGGAGGGAAGTTTTAATAATGGGATCAATGAGTTCTTTGGGTTAAATAAAGAATGGACTTGGACAAATACGTTAAATTATAAAGCAACATTTAATGAAGATCACAGTCTAGCTATCTTAGCAGGTACTGAGGCTATTCAAAATAGAAACAGACAGATCAGGGGTAAAGGAAATGGATTCTTTACTATGTCGACTCTGGATTACCTTTATTTGGACGCTGCATCAACAGGACGTGTGAGTGAAGGCGGTGGCTCGGTAGGCTCCTTATTTTCTATTTTTGGAAAAGTTGACTATTCGTTCAAAGACCGCTATATCTTGAGCGCGACGGTGCGTCGGGATGGGTCGTCCAATTTTGGTCCGAACAACAAATATGGTACTTTCCCAGGCGCCAGTGCAGCTTGGCGTTTGTCACAAGAAGAATTCATGAAAGGCATATCCTGGCTTTCTGATCTGAAAATCAGAGCTGGTTATGGGGTGACGGGTAATCAACGTATTCCTGCCAATCAATATTTAGATCGTTATCAAGTTGCGGTGAATTCTTCATCCTACCCAATTGACGGAAGCTTGACATCAGGAATGTGGCACAATGCCTATAGTAACCCTGATGTAAAATGGGAGCAGGTTTCTGCGTTGAACCTTGGTTTGGACTTTACCTTATTGCAAGGTGATTTTGATGGATCCTTCGATTGGTACAATAAGAAGACCAAAGATATGTTGTATCTGCTTCCTTTGCCAGCCGTTGCAGCAGGTCGTGCCGCATCGCCTTATGTCAATATCGGGGATATGGAAAATAAAGGGATCGAACTGTCTTTAAATTATCATTACGGGAGACGCCAACAGAGTGCCTTTACATTGGATTTGTCGGGTACTATCTCACGTAACGTGAATAAGATCGTGTCATTGGCCCCTTCTGTTAGCCAACAGGTGTACGGAAGTTTTAGAAGTATGGAAACCTCTATCCTCAAACCCGGCGAAGCAATAGGTGCTTTTTATGGCTATAAGGTAATCGGAATCTATTCTGATGCGGATATGGCCAACACCGCTGTCGCGAAGTATGAGGATGGAAAATCCAGAGCAGGAGCGCTTAAATATGAAGATGTCAATGGTGATGGAAAAATTGACGCTAATGACCGTACAGTAATAGGAAGTCCACATCCTGATTTTGTCTATTCATTCAATATTAACGCCGGTTACAAGAATTTTGACTTTATGGCTTATTTCTATGGGTCAAAAGGAAATAAAAACTATGAGGCGACACGTTATTTTACCGACTTCGGTGTATTCAGAGGGCAAAAAAGCGAGCGGGTGCTGGATGCCTGGGATGCAAAGAACAATCCCTCAAGCATGATTCCTTCGCAGGTAAATAATGCCTCAGCATATGAATATGCTTCTTCGAGCTATTATGTGCAAGATGCTAGTTTCTTAAAGCTAAAGAACCTTCAGGTCGGCTACAATTTTGATACCAATAAGGTTTTTGGTAACAATACTGGCATAAAGAAACTGAGAGCCTATGTTGGGGTTACGAATCTGTTTACCATTACGAAATACCAAGGTTTGGATCCAGAGGTCAGTGCAACACCGTCTACATATTCCGCATTGGGTGTTGACTTTGGTGTGTACCCACAGGCACGTCAATATATGTTGGGTGTAAGTCTTGGATTTTAA
- a CDS encoding TIM barrel protein translates to MNSRRDFLKNLALASAGVALAPSLESFAVAKKDWFDISLAEWSLHKTLFKGDLNNLDFPVIAAKKYGIYGVEYVNQFFKDKANDNNYLTELNMRAKDNGVRNVLIMVDGEGNLGDEDETKRKQAVQNHYKWISAANFLGCHAIRVNAAGKGTPDEVSKRVVESLTALSDIGKKAGISIIVENHGGISSHGDWLAKTLKAVGSKYCGSLPDLGNFYEYDRYQGVTDLMPYAHGVSAKTHDFDANGNETQIDYDRMLKIVKKAKFKGYVGIEYEGSKLSEEEGIFATKKLLERLRPLI, encoded by the coding sequence ATGAATTCTAGAAGAGATTTTCTTAAAAACCTTGCATTAGCCTCTGCTGGTGTAGCATTGGCGCCATCGTTGGAGAGCTTTGCTGTAGCAAAGAAAGACTGGTTTGACATTTCCTTGGCTGAATGGTCATTGCATAAAACTTTATTTAAAGGTGATCTGAACAATTTGGATTTCCCGGTTATAGCTGCAAAAAAATATGGTATCTATGGTGTAGAGTATGTGAATCAATTCTTTAAAGACAAGGCTAATGATAACAATTACCTGACTGAGCTGAACATGCGTGCAAAAGATAATGGTGTAAGGAATGTGTTAATAATGGTTGATGGTGAGGGAAATCTTGGTGACGAAGATGAAACTAAAAGAAAACAGGCTGTACAAAATCACTATAAATGGATTTCTGCGGCTAACTTTTTAGGTTGCCATGCCATCCGCGTCAATGCAGCTGGTAAAGGTACACCTGATGAAGTCAGCAAACGTGTGGTGGAAAGCTTGACAGCGTTGTCTGATATCGGAAAGAAAGCAGGTATCAGTATTATCGTTGAAAATCATGGTGGTATTTCCTCGCATGGTGACTGGTTGGCTAAAACTCTGAAAGCTGTGGGAAGCAAATATTGTGGAAGCTTACCTGATTTGGGTAATTTTTATGAATATGACCGTTATCAAGGTGTGACAGACTTAATGCCTTATGCGCATGGTGTAAGCGCGAAAACACATGATTTTGATGCGAATGGTAATGAAACTCAAATTGACTATGATCGTATGTTAAAAATCGTGAAAAAGGCGAAATTCAAAGGCTATGTTGGGATTGAGTACGAAGGAAGTAAATTGAGTGAAGAGGAAGGAATCTTCGCAACTAAAAAATTATTGGAGCGCTTGCGTCCATTGATCTAA
- a CDS encoding MFS transporter, with the protein MEAIVKNNKKLIRSWAMFDWANSAYNLVITSTIFPVYYTAITTTKEHGDVVNFFGLKIVNTALSNFALAAAYLLMSFSLPFISSYADAKGLKKPIMKFFTYVGAISCMCLFFFKLDTLEVGIICFALAAMGYIGGVLFNNSYLPLLATVDQQDRVSAQGFAFGYIGCVTLQILCFIVVLKPEWFGIIDPSLPARISFLMVGLWWLGFSMIPFKYLPKIEATGNNIGKSFVQNVRDEFSHVIHKIKGIPEIKQFLPAFFFYAIGVQTLMIVASSFGEKILHLGAERLIATILLIQLVAILGAFLMSYLSKLFGNIKVLIVVVMIWIAICIAAFYLSTAMQFYIIAALVGLVMGGIQSLSRSTYSKLIPTDIKDTTAFFSFYDVTEKVAIVIGLFSFGLIEQITHNIRYSALVLSLFFVIGLLLLVRILISNKS; encoded by the coding sequence ATGGAAGCAATTGTAAAAAACAATAAAAAACTGATTCGTTCATGGGCGATGTTTGATTGGGCCAATTCCGCTTACAACCTCGTGATTACTTCGACCATTTTCCCCGTATACTATACCGCAATTACAACGACAAAGGAACATGGTGATGTTGTTAATTTCTTTGGTTTGAAGATTGTCAATACTGCGCTTTCTAATTTTGCTCTGGCTGCTGCTTATTTGTTGATGTCATTTTCTTTGCCTTTTATATCATCGTATGCAGATGCCAAAGGATTGAAAAAACCGATTATGAAATTCTTTACTTATGTGGGAGCAATTTCATGTATGTGCCTGTTTTTCTTCAAACTCGATACCTTGGAGGTCGGTATTATCTGTTTTGCTTTGGCCGCAATGGGTTATATCGGTGGGGTGTTGTTCAATAATTCCTACTTGCCGCTGTTAGCAACTGTAGATCAACAGGATCGGGTGAGTGCGCAGGGGTTTGCTTTTGGTTATATCGGTTGTGTGACCTTACAGATACTTTGTTTTATCGTGGTTTTGAAACCGGAGTGGTTTGGTATTATCGATCCATCTTTGCCTGCCCGGATATCTTTTCTGATGGTGGGACTGTGGTGGTTGGGCTTTTCCATGATTCCATTTAAATATTTACCTAAAATTGAAGCCACAGGCAATAATATTGGTAAAAGCTTTGTACAGAATGTGCGGGATGAATTTAGCCATGTGATCCATAAAATTAAAGGTATACCCGAAATAAAACAGTTTCTACCCGCTTTTTTCTTCTACGCGATCGGGGTACAGACATTGATGATTGTCGCATCCTCGTTTGGAGAGAAAATTCTTCATCTAGGGGCTGAGCGATTAATTGCTACAATTCTTTTAATTCAACTTGTCGCGATCTTAGGCGCATTTTTGATGTCGTACCTATCCAAGCTTTTTGGAAATATTAAGGTGCTGATCGTCGTTGTGATGATCTGGATTGCAATCTGTATCGCTGCATTCTACTTGTCTACAGCAATGCAGTTTTATATTATTGCCGCATTAGTCGGTTTGGTTATGGGCGGAATTCAATCTTTATCGCGGTCAACCTATTCCAAATTGATCCCAACGGATATTAAGGATACGACGGCTTTTTTCTCTTTTTATGATGTTACAGAAAAGGTGGCTATCGTCATAGGCTTGTTCTCCTTTGGCCTGATAGAACAGATTACACACAATATTCGCTATTCTGCATTGGTACTTTCTTTATTTTTTGTAATTGGATTGTTACTTTTGGTTCGGATATTAATATCCAATAAATCTTAA
- a CDS encoding (Fe-S)-binding protein: MKVELFVPCFIDQLYPETAFNTIRLLEKVGCEVSYNPDQTCCGQPAYNAGFWDDAKQVGKKFLEDFSGDHVIISPSASCTGMVRNGYSDLFANSADSHQCHKIQQQVIEVSDFLVNVLKKDYFGAELEGVGVYHDSCSALRECKIKDEPRKLLSKVLGLEMVEVKDSETCCGFGGSFAVKFEGISAAMAEQKVRNAMALNADYIISTDSSCLLQLQAYIDKHNLPIQTMHLVDVLTTGWGNI; the protein is encoded by the coding sequence ATGAAGGTAGAACTTTTTGTTCCTTGTTTTATAGATCAGCTTTATCCAGAAACCGCTTTTAACACGATCCGTTTATTGGAGAAAGTGGGTTGTGAGGTGAGTTATAATCCTGATCAGACTTGCTGTGGGCAACCAGCTTATAATGCCGGTTTTTGGGACGATGCGAAGCAGGTAGGAAAGAAGTTTTTAGAAGATTTTTCGGGAGACCATGTCATTATTTCTCCTTCGGCCTCCTGTACCGGTATGGTCAGAAATGGTTATAGCGATCTGTTCGCAAATTCTGCAGATTCCCACCAATGTCATAAAATACAACAACAGGTCATAGAGGTTTCCGATTTCTTGGTCAATGTATTGAAAAAGGATTATTTTGGTGCTGAGTTGGAAGGTGTTGGAGTATATCATGACTCTTGTTCAGCCCTGCGCGAGTGCAAGATCAAGGATGAACCGAGAAAACTGTTGAGCAAGGTGCTGGGATTGGAAATGGTAGAAGTAAAAGATAGTGAAACCTGTTGCGGTTTTGGTGGAAGTTTTGCTGTCAAGTTTGAGGGGATATCGGCCGCCATGGCGGAACAGAAAGTCAGGAATGCCATGGCATTGAATGCTGATTATATAATTTCGACAGATTCGTCTTGCTTGTTGCAACTGCAAGCGTATATTGATAAACATAATTTACCCATCCAGACCATGCATCTCGTGGATGTACTGACTACTGGTTGGGGAAATATATAA
- a CDS encoding RagB/SusD family nutrient uptake outer membrane protein, whose protein sequence is MKKRNIITVLGISLMLLSSCGKSFLERDPQGELPESQVINSKGIEASLIGAYGILNGNVNGTWGNYASAPSQWLFGEVGADNAHKGSEATDQPNMNMIEFHTPNSSNDNLSTMWEVYYEGVSRANNTLRLLKLDQAGGKTVTSARATEIEAEAKVLRAHYYFFLWRVFKNLAYVDENTSVDDAKVKPNTDDVVPKIIDDLKFGIANLPQAKINKQSGRMDKGIAQAYLGKVYLYQKKYADALALFKDVIGSKDIRTMPYQNNFDVLTKDGPEALLLAKHAINPDGSGDNANVGDMLSGLNGSNPVGCCGFYQPTIDLVNAYKVDAKGLPMLDTYRNNPYKSDFGLVDKPGDSVKTHYKLDVTLRFDPRLDYTVGRRGVHFYDYGVMPGDAWIREVSSGGPFVGIKTMIPKSLHSGHTAAGAAYITDLDVNIIRLADVILMAAECQVELGDLDGALKSVNAIRERAAKLPPKLTGDDVPAAAYDVKPYPTFPDQNFARKAVRFERRLELAMEGHRFYDLVRWGEAKTVLESYANFEGGFMARYKGLNFKPQNEYLPIPQSQIDRSGGALKQNPGY, encoded by the coding sequence ATGAAAAAAAGAAATATAATTACAGTTCTAGGTATATCATTGATGTTATTGAGCTCATGTGGTAAATCTTTTCTAGAAAGAGATCCACAGGGTGAGCTGCCTGAGAGCCAGGTCATCAATTCGAAAGGGATCGAAGCGTCATTAATAGGCGCCTATGGAATCCTGAATGGGAATGTGAACGGCACCTGGGGGAACTATGCTTCAGCGCCGAGCCAATGGTTATTTGGCGAAGTAGGGGCCGATAATGCACATAAAGGCTCTGAGGCGACGGATCAGCCCAATATGAATATGATCGAATTCCATACGCCAAATAGCTCTAACGATAATCTGAGCACCATGTGGGAAGTGTATTATGAAGGGGTGTCACGTGCAAATAATACATTGCGCCTACTAAAATTGGATCAGGCAGGAGGAAAAACCGTTACCTCTGCCAGAGCAACGGAAATTGAAGCCGAGGCAAAAGTGTTACGTGCGCATTATTACTTCTTCCTGTGGCGAGTTTTTAAAAATTTGGCTTATGTCGATGAAAATACCTCCGTCGATGATGCTAAAGTAAAACCAAACACAGATGATGTTGTTCCTAAAATTATCGATGACCTGAAATTTGGCATCGCTAACCTCCCACAGGCAAAAATCAATAAGCAGTCAGGGCGTATGGATAAAGGAATAGCGCAAGCTTATTTGGGAAAAGTGTATTTATATCAAAAGAAATATGCTGATGCCTTGGCTTTATTTAAAGATGTCATCGGAAGTAAAGATATCCGTACAATGCCTTATCAGAATAATTTCGATGTACTTACTAAAGATGGACCAGAGGCGCTTTTGTTAGCAAAGCATGCCATCAATCCTGATGGAAGCGGCGATAACGCTAATGTGGGGGATATGTTATCTGGTTTGAACGGGAGCAATCCTGTTGGCTGTTGTGGATTCTATCAACCAACAATCGATCTGGTAAATGCTTATAAAGTCGATGCTAAGGGTCTACCAATGTTAGATACTTACCGTAATAATCCGTATAAATCTGACTTTGGTCTTGTGGACAAACCGGGTGATTCGGTAAAAACGCATTACAAACTGGATGTTACCTTACGTTTCGATCCTCGTTTGGATTATACAGTAGGTCGTAGAGGTGTACACTTCTACGATTATGGTGTAATGCCGGGAGATGCCTGGATCCGTGAGGTAAGTTCAGGAGGGCCTTTTGTGGGAATAAAAACAATGATCCCAAAAAGTTTACACAGTGGACACACGGCAGCTGGTGCGGCTTATATCACTGATCTGGATGTAAATATCATTCGCTTGGCTGACGTTATTCTCATGGCAGCAGAGTGCCAGGTTGAACTTGGTGATCTGGATGGTGCTTTGAAATCGGTCAATGCCATTCGCGAAAGAGCTGCTAAATTACCTCCAAAACTAACAGGAGATGATGTTCCCGCTGCAGCGTATGATGTAAAACCTTACCCTACTTTCCCTGATCAAAATTTTGCACGTAAAGCTGTCCGTTTTGAACGTCGTCTGGAATTAGCGATGGAAGGACACCGGTTTTATGATTTAGTAAGATGGGGCGAAGCTAAAACCGTTCTGGAAAGCTACGCGAATTTTGAAGGCGGTTTTATGGCTCGTTACAAAGGCTTAAACTTTAAGCCTCAAAATGAATATCTGCCAATTCCACAGTCACAAATTGATAGAAGCGGTGGCGCCTTAAAGCAAAACCCCGGTTATTAA
- a CDS encoding D-alanyl-D-alanine carboxypeptidase: protein MKNFLRTILLLWLIPFSTLIVKSQDFEDVYRMLQESKILNDHFYGFSLYDLNANKFVLDVNGNKHFTPASNTKMYTTYAALELLGDSIPGLEYAERGDSLLIWGTGDPTFLHNRLDTRVVYNFLKRTNKAIYVVPGTMKNKFYAHGWAMEDFEAYYQPEISTFPIYGNVVTFRQRGYNHLNTSPGIFQKDLDFLPEPKTGDFELSRSFRSNVFWMSKRPVPNDYVNEVPFIYSDSLFVKLLSDTLGKKVNLITYKKPNDTKILYSGETKNLIREMMLPSDNFIAEQFLMMCSWKQYGQFDTYLVRDWMKNKVYKFFSNEVAIFDGSGLSSYNKVTPQNNVDLLVLLKNKIPDEKVRFRLFPAGGIDGTLKRTYGKDQGEPFVFAKTGTITSVYNQSGYLVTRSGRRLAFSFMNNNYIDDRASVIRKEMAKIITYIRQTY from the coding sequence ATGAAAAATTTCTTGCGCACGATATTGCTGCTTTGGCTTATCCCATTCTCTACCCTTATTGTAAAGTCACAGGATTTTGAAGACGTCTATCGGATGCTTCAGGAATCCAAAATATTAAATGATCATTTCTATGGATTTTCACTGTACGACTTAAACGCCAATAAGTTTGTCCTGGACGTCAATGGTAATAAGCATTTTACACCAGCTTCAAATACCAAAATGTACACAACCTATGCGGCACTGGAGCTGTTAGGTGACTCCATTCCCGGATTGGAGTATGCGGAAAGGGGGGACTCACTGTTGATCTGGGGAACGGGAGATCCGACCTTTTTGCATAATAGACTCGACACGCGAGTGGTCTATAATTTTCTGAAAAGAACGAACAAAGCGATCTATGTTGTACCCGGAACAATGAAAAATAAATTCTACGCCCACGGTTGGGCAATGGAAGACTTTGAAGCATACTATCAGCCTGAGATAAGCACTTTTCCGATTTATGGAAATGTCGTCACTTTCCGTCAAAGAGGGTATAATCATTTAAATACTTCTCCTGGGATTTTTCAGAAAGACCTGGATTTTTTACCTGAGCCTAAAACGGGTGATTTTGAACTTTCCCGCTCGTTTCGGAGCAATGTTTTTTGGATGTCGAAACGTCCTGTGCCAAATGATTACGTAAATGAAGTGCCTTTTATCTATTCGGATAGTCTATTTGTGAAATTACTGTCAGACACACTTGGCAAAAAAGTAAATCTAATAACCTATAAAAAGCCCAATGATACAAAAATATTGTATTCAGGAGAAACCAAAAATCTGATCCGAGAGATGATGTTGCCAAGTGATAATTTTATCGCTGAACAATTTTTGATGATGTGTTCTTGGAAGCAGTATGGTCAATTTGATACTTATTTGGTTCGGGATTGGATGAAAAATAAGGTCTATAAGTTTTTTTCGAATGAAGTAGCGATTTTTGATGGATCGGGATTGTCTTCCTATAACAAAGTCACGCCACAGAATAATGTGGATCTGCTGGTGCTTTTGAAAAATAAGATACCAGACGAAAAGGTGCGTTTTCGGCTATTTCCTGCCGGAGGGATAGATGGCACGTTGAAAAGAACCTATGGTAAAGACCAGGGCGAACCTTTTGTTTTCGCAAAGACCGGAACAATTACGTCTGTCTATAACCAGAGTGGTTATCTGGTCACAAGATCTGGAAGACGGCTTGCTTTCTCTTTTATGAATAATAATTATATTGATGATCGCGCGAGTGTAATTCGTAAAGAAATGGCTAAAATAATTACTTATATTCGTCAAACTTATTAA
- a CDS encoding peptide MFS transporter, with product MNFEKDAVLESHLNQVGAERVLVKGHPAGLFVLFFTEMWERFSYYGMRALLVNFLVSTIAQHGWGWTNSEAMKLYGLYTGMVFLTPLFGGIIADRLTGYKKSIMVGAIIMTLGHISMAMEGFNKNFFLAGLILIVLGNGLFKPNISSMVGKLYPDKGGKKDAGYTIFYMGINGGAFLGMMLCGYIGEKIGWHYGFGLAGIFMFLGMLQFYFAQRIFGKIGDTPEKENTVSEKLNRDDEHPRHIVRDRLLVIAIFMFSSIVFHLAFEQAGGSMTIFAKNYTQRVLSGDVATIFKWADFALTIVPIVVITGVLLVLAKKIIRKYPLIILFSSVSFVIIWSLCLWKVYREYHGMNSEVTVSWFPMLNSFFIITLATSFSKIWERVWNPSGPIKFAMGLTLVGVGFAALAIGSAEIPTGAKTASVSMIWLVLAYFFHTVGELCIGPVGLSYVSKLSPKKFLGLLFGFWFCANAIANFIGGFIGSYIDKITESHSMSFFFAVFTVIPMIAAVFLLLGNKKIKKMMHGID from the coding sequence ATGAATTTTGAAAAAGATGCTGTTCTGGAATCTCACTTAAATCAAGTGGGGGCTGAACGAGTATTGGTGAAAGGGCATCCCGCAGGATTATTTGTCTTGTTTTTTACGGAGATGTGGGAACGTTTTAGTTACTATGGCATGCGTGCGCTATTGGTAAACTTTCTGGTTTCGACGATTGCGCAACATGGCTGGGGCTGGACAAATTCGGAAGCTATGAAGTTGTACGGTCTGTATACGGGGATGGTCTTTTTAACGCCTTTATTCGGTGGAATTATCGCGGATCGTCTGACAGGATATAAAAAGTCTATCATGGTAGGGGCGATCATCATGACCCTAGGCCATATTTCGATGGCTATGGAGGGATTTAATAAAAATTTCTTTTTGGCTGGATTGATCCTTATTGTTCTGGGAAATGGTTTGTTCAAGCCTAATATATCTTCTATGGTTGGTAAACTATATCCTGATAAGGGTGGTAAAAAGGATGCCGGATATACGATTTTCTATATGGGGATCAATGGTGGTGCCTTTTTGGGCATGATGCTGTGCGGTTATATTGGCGAGAAAATAGGCTGGCATTATGGTTTTGGACTTGCCGGTATATTTATGTTTCTGGGCATGTTGCAGTTTTACTTTGCACAACGTATTTTTGGGAAAATAGGAGATACGCCTGAAAAAGAAAACACGGTTTCGGAAAAATTGAATCGGGACGATGAACACCCAAGGCATATTGTTCGTGATCGGCTATTGGTCATCGCGATTTTTATGTTCTCAAGTATTGTATTCCATTTAGCTTTTGAACAGGCCGGAGGTTCGATGACCATATTCGCCAAAAATTATACCCAGCGTGTACTGAGCGGAGATGTTGCCACAATTTTTAAATGGGCAGATTTCGCGTTAACTATCGTACCTATTGTTGTGATTACCGGAGTACTGTTGGTATTGGCGAAGAAAATAATCCGTAAATACCCCTTAATCATACTCTTTTCCAGCGTCTCATTTGTGATTATTTGGTCGTTGTGCCTATGGAAGGTGTACCGTGAATATCATGGCATGAATTCGGAAGTGACCGTGTCCTGGTTTCCCATGCTCAATTCTTTCTTTATCATTACTTTGGCAACTTCATTCAGTAAGATCTGGGAGCGTGTATGGAACCCTTCCGGACCGATTAAGTTCGCGATGGGCTTAACCTTGGTCGGTGTTGGGTTTGCGGCCTTAGCAATAGGGAGTGCAGAGATTCCAACAGGGGCAAAGACGGCTTCGGTCAGTATGATCTGGCTAGTGCTCGCTTACTTTTTTCATACAGTGGGTGAGCTTTGCATCGGCCCCGTGGGTTTGTCTTATGTGAGTAAATTGTCGCCAAAGAAATTCTTGGGACTGTTATTTGGTTTTTGGTTTTGTGCCAACGCCATCGCTAATTTTATTGGTGGGTTTATTGGTTCTTACATTGATAAGATTACC